In Citrus sinensis cultivar Valencia sweet orange chromosome 3, DVS_A1.0, whole genome shotgun sequence, the sequence tcattgtttctttgtCATACActctaccttttttttaaagaaccTACTGTTGACGGTTTTTCTATCAAAAACTcctcaaaatatttaaattttatcttataactTATCCTCTTGGTTAATGTAACTAATAactaaaatctcaaaattcacATAAAAGTTTATGAAATGTTGATATATAGTTGTTactatattttgtttttgtaagtATTggcattttttcaattaaattatttttataaataaattaaaacagtaataatattttagttcccaaatcttttcaatttattcaataaatatataatttaattatttcatgaaATAAGTCACTAATTCCAATTgggaagaaaatataattgaattaggaacatatttgaaaataaaataaaaactctattattttataaaattgataaaaaaaacataaggGTAGTTAAATTAGGgacaaatatgaaaaaaaataaaactatattattatataaaattaataaaaaaataaggggtATAAATAACTTTCCTGGACTAATCCGGGCTACACCCCCGCTTAGGTCCGCCTGCGCACTCATTATTCCAAATACAacgtttaaaatttaaaatcaaatttttactatgtaaaatatataaatctaaaaaatagtcttgaattttttttttggggggctcctgttttattattctttttctaaagtaattttctctcttcttatTAAAGGCTTGAGATAAATTATAtatccctttttcttttattgaatCATAATTCTTCGTTTCTTTTATTGAATCATAGTTcttgtgattttgatttttagtaTGTATTGGCTACAATTTATCATTGAGGTATCAGttacataaatataatttccaTTAATCTTATTTCGAAGATGttaatgaaatatatttgGTGAAAACGATATTAGAGTGAGGATACGTGCACCCATGACAAAAATTTGCAAAGAAGTCTTcaatctttcaaattttccaattgaaaaaaaattgatttaaaaagaagaagaagaagatgatgatggtgatttaagattttataatACATGGGTGTGTCAAGGATAtttgtttcaagttaaaattattcaatccTTAatactaatttcataaaaggacatttttataatataaaattttattaaataaagaggattaaaaataacttttagaatatataaataaatagccTCACCCGATTATAAAGTACAAGGTCACTTGATGATGTCATGAATTTATGTAATCAAATATGAATTATgtaaatgaaacataagacttataaatttaatataaagcatgtaaatcaatattaaatgtgaaataacatataaattatgtaaataaaatattagactTGTAAGTAGAAggtaaaacaaacaaattaaaataggaGTGATAAACTggtatattattgataaacaaaagaaaaacttacaaatgtaatatataatttataaatcaatatttagtgtgaaataaaatataaattgcgtaaatgaaacataagccatgtaaataaaagataaaataagtaaattaatataagattggtaaattaatgtattggtagtgaacaaaataaaaatttaaagacataatataaaactataaatcaatattaagtacaaataaaacataagtTTAGgtgtaatttacaaaattaatataagagttattaaaaaaaacttacaagtgtaaaataaaaactcattataatattgattaccttatatatttattaattctattttaaattgaataatgataGTTTTGGTCTTATGTAATAAATGTGatgttttatataaatttattctcaaaattagattttgaaatctattcttttaatgttttttgaatttattgtaagATGACATGATTTTTCATCCTTCTAAATCTCCTCATCAGTAATGCAACTAGTTTCTAAATACAAGTAAGGGGTCACGgttaaaattacaagaagtatttgtaaaactcaaaattaaatctaactTTATTGATATGTCATATATGCGTTTAGTAATATAAgaacatgtttttattttattttttgtttaatccacattaagataaattatttCGCTTAGTTAACTTgtgtagtaaaaaaaaaacaatgatagaaaatgaaaaaaaaaagtttataaatatcttaagacaaatatagaatttattcttaaacCAATTCAGTAAAACTTATTCTACTTgtttttagtattatttttttggtcttaGATTgatgactatttttatttcattgtttagctaaagtaaatgaaaaaattatttttcactaaaattatGTAGAAATCatgttaattgttttaataattaactggcttatattaatttacatgTTTTATCTTCCAATCACTTATCttatgtataattttataaagggTAAAAGTTCGTTTAGTTCCTATATTTTAAGGTTAGTGTCcgtttagtccttatatttttaaaaacatctCAAAGCATCCctatcattaaattattgacatccTTGCCATTaccttttgttcattttgatttatttttacaatattaccctattacaataatgttccttttttaaacattattaaaaagaaaaattaaattactggtttaacaccaaaaaataaaataaaaacaatatatatattaatttttgtggaacactcTGTTGagaagttaaaatattaattttttaaaaaaattgataatttaagtttttacaaaattgataatttaattttttacaaaattatttttttttggacacacatgagcttccacaaaaattaatatatatcttttttgtttttttattttattttcgggtttaatttgataatccaattttttattaatttctaaaaaagaaacattactGTAAGagtgtaaaattataaaaacatgctaaaacaataaaaaaaataatggtataAATGTCAATATTTAATAGTAAGGACGTTTTGAGgtattcttaaaaatataaagattaaatgaGCACTAAGCTCATAATGTAGGGACTAAGCAAGCTTTCGgccttttataaaatatattttttaccaCAGCATTAATGCTCTAATTCTAATCATggcattataaaattttccaatGTGGGGAAACATCTTTACTCTAAATAAAACTAGAGTTGTGTTGAgctcaatttaaaaatctaaacaGCTCTTGTCTAAGCTTTGAATctcaatacaaaattaaatacattaaaCTTCATTATAAAAGAGTCTACATTGGCATCATGCTAATCTTATTGACAATATATAGTTGCCggtattaattatttttgcacCTTAGTTTCCGTAGAATCAATTGGGTACCCAGTTCCGGATGAAGGGTTGGAACCGCCGTTGGAGCATGGACATAGGATGGAGACAACTCGAATGAGTAGTTTTGAAGAATCATTGCCATGGCCATTTTTGCTTCTACTAGAGCAAAATTTTGTCCAACACATATCCTAGGACCCAATGCGAATGGGAAATATGAAACTTGATTTTTGGCCGCCTTTGAAATTCCTTCCGCAAACCTTTCCGGCTTAAACTCAACTGCATCGTAACCCCAAAGTTCAGGATCCTGGTGAACTAGGATCATTGGCAAGCCAATTTGAACCCCAGCGGGTAATGTCAAGTTTCCGAGTTTCGTTTCCTTAAGAACAGATCGACTAAGCACAGTTACAGGCGGATAAAGCCTGAGTACCTCGTAAAGTATCATCTGGACCTGTCACATACATACAAACACAACTGAGATTAATATGATCAAATTGATCAATATCGAATACTATTTCCTTCGTACTTACAATTTTGAGGTGATTCAATCCATCATAGTTGGGCTTATTATTGCCAAACACTTGCAAAACCTCTTGCCTTGCACGTTCTTGCCAATCTTGATGCTTGCTCAATAAGACCATCGTCCAATTAAGCAAAACAGAGGTAGTCTCTTGGCCGGCAAAGTAAAATAGCTTACACTCTTCGATCACATCGTTCATGCTGAACCcaacatttttgttatttccaTGTTCTTCAATCTCTCTAAAACTGGTTTCCATCAGTATGCCTAACAAGTCATCGTTCGCAGCTTCCCCTGCTTTCATTGCCTTCTCCCTATTTTTGATGATTCCCATCAATGAAGCCCGGATTTCCTTGtcaatttctttcattctcCTATTTCTCTTTGTAGGTAAAAACCTATATATAAGCAATGAAACAACTGAAAAGACAAGAACTAAAAAAACTAATCAaacccttaatttttttttgccctcTTTTTACCAATCAGAAATCTGCTGGAGCCTCTTAGAATAACTCTATGATTAGCACAATCAAGATATCTGAGCCGAATCAGCTAGGTCTACTTCTAATATTTTGCGCGAAAGAAAATAACTC encodes:
- the LOC102608813 gene encoding cytochrome P450 CYP72A219-like, whose protein sequence is MELPLKSIALTIVIVTVLTWAWRVLNWVWLRPKKLEKFLRQQGLKGNSYRLLFGDLKENFIELKEAKARPLSLDDDIAIRVNPFLHKLVNDYGKNSFMWFGPTPRVNIMNPDQIKEIFTRINDFQKVNSIPLSRLLIVGLATLEGEKWAKHRKLINPAFHQEKLKLMLPAFYLSCIEIITKWEKQMSVEGSSELDVWPYLANLTGDVISRTAFGSSYEEGRRIFQLQAELAELTMQVFRSVHIPGWRFLPTKRNRRMKEIDKEIRASLMGIIKNREKAMKAGEAANDDLLGILMETSFREIEEHGNNKNVGFSMNDVIEECKLFYFAGQETTSVLLNWTMVLLSKHQDWQERARQEVLQVFGNNKPNYDGLNHLKIVQMILYEVLRLYPPVTVLSRSVLKETKLGNLTLPAGVQIGLPMILVHQDPELWGYDAVEFKPERFAEGISKAAKNQVSYFPFALGPRICVGQNFALVEAKMAMAMILQNYSFELSPSYVHAPTAVPTLHPELGTQLILRKLRCKNN